The proteins below come from a single Anderseniella sp. Alg231-50 genomic window:
- a CDS encoding tRNA1(Val) (adenine(37)-N6)-methyltransferase has product MKKAGEAVMEDEFQGGREGGQEGKTGLSDDAFLGGKLQILQPEKGYRAGIDAVLLAASIPAMDGDTLFEAGIGTGVAAACLAKRVPGTIITGVEIASRYALIAEENFKRNQLHERVMVLKGDLCDSMRHDQLDWPAPGSVSHAYANPPFFEDHAVQAPADGLRAQAHMLKAGELENWVKVMTNAVRPRGTVSIIHPASSLLTLLAAMEPKLGGLTVLPLRAHRKDAASRIIVRGTKASKAPLRLLPGLVLHEAESNSFVDEVNTVLRDGEALEFT; this is encoded by the coding sequence ATGAAAAAGGCGGGAGAGGCTGTGATGGAGGATGAGTTTCAAGGTGGCCGCGAAGGCGGCCAAGAGGGCAAGACCGGCTTGTCGGACGATGCCTTTCTGGGGGGTAAACTGCAGATACTGCAACCTGAAAAGGGCTATCGCGCCGGTATTGATGCGGTATTGCTGGCTGCATCCATACCTGCAATGGACGGTGACACGCTGTTTGAAGCAGGTATCGGCACAGGCGTCGCGGCGGCCTGCCTGGCAAAGCGGGTGCCCGGTACCATCATAACCGGTGTGGAAATTGCCTCGCGTTATGCGCTGATTGCGGAAGAAAACTTCAAGCGCAACCAGCTGCATGAACGTGTCATGGTGCTGAAAGGTGACTTGTGCGATTCCATGCGCCACGATCAGCTGGACTGGCCTGCGCCGGGCAGTGTCTCACATGCCTATGCAAACCCGCCGTTTTTCGAAGACCATGCAGTGCAGGCTCCCGCTGATGGCCTGCGCGCGCAGGCCCACATGCTGAAAGCCGGTGAACTTGAAAACTGGGTCAAGGTCATGACCAACGCGGTCAGACCCAGGGGAACCGTCTCAATCATCCATCCGGCAAGCTCGCTGCTCACATTACTGGCGGCCATGGAGCCGAAACTGGGAGGACTGACTGTCCTGCCGCTGCGGGCACATCGCAAGGATGCCGCCTCGCGGATTATCGTGCGCGGTACAAAAGCTTCCAAGGCGCCACTGCGGCTTTTGCCCGGGCTGGTGCTGCACGAGGCAGAATCCAACTCATTTGTGGATGAAGTGAACACCGTATTGCGGGACGGGGAAGCTCTTGAATTCACGTGA
- a CDS encoding S49 family peptidase, translating into MVSRTSNKKKKKKAGWLTRLLRGKRKFVAHVRLRGAIGMSAPMSQALSMAGVEETLEQAFAIPGLAAMALSINSPGGSPVQSTLIFNRIRQLAKKHEVTVLVFCEDVAASGGYLLAVSGDEIFADRSSVVGSIGVISTGFGFAGAIKKLGVERRVHTAGTNKSVLDPFLPEKKEDVAHLKSLQLDVHEAFKDIVRSRRQEQLKGSEDELFSGLFWAGDKALERGLVDGLGTMHEILQARFGEDVIIKTVEPKSGFSLRKLLMPGGGSSVDGAARAAGQGVASSALALAEERALWSRYGL; encoded by the coding sequence ATGGTCTCGCGCACATCTAACAAGAAGAAGAAAAAGAAGGCCGGATGGCTGACAAGACTGTTGCGCGGCAAGCGCAAGTTTGTCGCCCACGTCCGCCTCAGAGGGGCCATCGGCATGTCGGCGCCCATGAGCCAGGCACTTTCCATGGCCGGGGTCGAGGAAACACTGGAGCAGGCGTTTGCCATTCCCGGTCTCGCCGCCATGGCCTTGTCGATCAATTCGCCCGGCGGGTCACCGGTTCAGTCAACCCTGATCTTCAACCGCATCCGCCAGCTCGCAAAGAAGCATGAAGTCACGGTACTGGTTTTTTGTGAGGATGTGGCAGCATCCGGCGGTTATCTGCTGGCTGTGTCGGGCGATGAAATATTTGCCGACCGCAGCTCCGTGGTGGGTTCTATCGGCGTCATATCCACAGGCTTCGGCTTTGCCGGTGCGATCAAGAAGCTCGGTGTGGAACGTCGTGTGCACACGGCGGGCACCAACAAATCCGTGCTGGATCCGTTCCTGCCTGAAAAGAAGGAAGATGTCGCCCATTTGAAATCCCTGCAGCTTGATGTGCACGAAGCCTTCAAGGACATTGTGCGGTCACGCCGGCAGGAACAGCTCAAGGGCAGCGAAGACGAATTGTTTTCCGGCCTGTTCTGGGCCGGAGACAAGGCCCTGGAACGTGGCCTTGTGGACGGCCTCGGCACTATGCACGAGATACTGCAGGCCAGGTTCGGCGAGGACGTGATCATCAAGACCGTGGAGCCGAAGAGCGGGTTTTCCTTACGCAAACTCCTGATGCCGGGCGGTGGATCGTCTGTCGATGGTGCGGCCAGGGCAGCAGGACAAGGAGTCGCGTCCAGCGCTCTTGCGCTTGCAGAAGAGCGCGCTTTGTGGTCTCGTTACGGACTATGA
- a CDS encoding cell wall hydrolase, which produces MRAQHDTRWDDADQSIGLSDILSYACAGFAFVGAVAVASHYMSKATASNNLVEINSQYNVASGSSSASAHWRDVVSPATTIASKGSLLDDSVAEDFRVVPTDNQVVVASLGKSDFVSDEIELTVPGAEKQIITPAAYQPQSRIQLVSIPPSPSISQLESGFRLGRGEKRKVLKKREARLAEKNCLARAIYFEARSEPEAGQIAVANVILNRVKSKRYPNTICGVVYDGAHRLNSCQFSFACDGKQDAPRGPKEWSKAKKLAARAMAGDAYVRVVSTATHYHADYVNPRWSGTMKRLIKIGRHIFYNGV; this is translated from the coding sequence ATGCGTGCACAGCACGACACCCGGTGGGATGATGCTGATCAATCAATAGGGTTGTCGGATATCCTGTCATATGCCTGTGCAGGCTTTGCTTTTGTCGGTGCCGTCGCGGTCGCCAGTCACTACATGTCCAAGGCCACGGCTTCAAACAACCTCGTTGAAATCAACAGTCAGTACAATGTCGCCTCGGGCAGCTCATCTGCATCTGCGCACTGGCGCGATGTTGTGTCTCCTGCAACGACCATCGCCAGCAAGGGATCATTGCTTGACGATTCCGTGGCGGAGGATTTCCGTGTTGTGCCGACCGACAATCAGGTCGTTGTGGCAAGCCTCGGCAAGTCAGATTTTGTCAGTGACGAGATTGAGCTGACCGTACCGGGCGCCGAAAAACAGATAATTACTCCGGCGGCCTATCAGCCGCAGTCCCGCATACAACTGGTTTCAATCCCGCCTTCGCCGTCAATCTCCCAGCTTGAATCAGGTTTCCGCCTGGGTCGCGGAGAAAAGCGCAAGGTTCTCAAAAAGCGCGAAGCGCGGCTTGCCGAGAAAAACTGCCTGGCACGTGCCATCTACTTCGAGGCCAGGTCCGAACCGGAAGCAGGCCAGATTGCAGTAGCCAACGTCATTCTGAACCGGGTCAAGTCGAAGCGGTATCCCAACACCATTTGCGGCGTGGTCTATGACGGGGCGCACCGGCTGAATTCCTGCCAGTTCTCGTTCGCCTGTGACGGCAAGCAGGACGCACCACGCGGACCGAAGGAATGGTCCAAGGCCAAGAAACTGGCGGCCCGCGCAATGGCGGGTGATGCCTATGTCCGCGTTGTATCAACGGCAACCCATTACCATGCCGACTATGTAAATCCGCGCTGGTCGGGGACCATGAAGCGGCTGATCAAGATCGGGCGGCATATTTTCTATAACGGCGTCTGA
- the glyS gene encoding glycine--tRNA ligase subunit beta translates to MAELLLELFSEEIPARMQARAAADLQKLVTDALVDQGLTYESAKAHVTPRRLALCVDGLAVRTADHKEDRKGPRIDAPEQAVQGFLKSAGVTLDQCDVEEDKKGKGAFYVVRINKPGQETTDVVAAIVPDVVRKFPWPKSMRWGSGSLRWVRPLQSILCVFDGEVVPFEIDGIRSGNTTRGHRFLNPDQITVTAFDDYEQSLRSAHVMLDAAERMETIRTEAGNLAFAKGLELIEDKGLLAEVSGLVEWPVVLMGEFHKSFLDVPAEVIVTSIKSHQKCFALTDKSGNLSNNYLLVSNLIARDGGRKITEGNNKVIAARLSDARFFWEQDKKIALEDRLPQLEKITFHAKLGTQAERVSRIEALAGNIAKTIGADEAQARLAARLAKTDLVTEMVGEFPELQGLMGSYYARAEGLDEDVQTAIRDHYKPQGPSDDVPSGKVAQAVALADKIDTLVGFWAIDEKPTGSKDPYALRRAALGVIRTVLEGELRLKLLSLTNAGLQPILDALHSDAEDHEGDVTVSSRAEGDTAADLLSFFADRLKVYLREGGTRHDLIDAVFALGNQDDLLMIVRRVEALSGFLETDDGQNLLAGVKRASNILKIEEKKDGRSFTGAPETKLLLQGDEKDLNRAVSQSEANAKRAVEAEDFVSAMGHIAKLRGPVDQFFDKVTVNADDPTFRENRLKLLNRIREATLAVADFSKIEG, encoded by the coding sequence ATGGCTGAACTCCTGCTCGAACTTTTCTCGGAAGAAATTCCGGCCCGCATGCAGGCCCGTGCCGCTGCCGATTTGCAGAAACTGGTCACCGACGCGCTCGTCGACCAGGGCCTGACCTATGAAAGCGCCAAGGCCCACGTCACGCCGCGCCGCCTGGCTCTGTGTGTGGACGGGCTGGCCGTGCGCACCGCAGATCACAAGGAAGACCGCAAGGGACCGCGCATTGATGCGCCGGAGCAGGCTGTCCAGGGATTTCTCAAATCTGCCGGCGTCACACTCGACCAATGCGATGTTGAAGAAGACAAGAAGGGCAAGGGCGCCTTCTATGTGGTCCGCATCAACAAGCCCGGGCAGGAAACCACCGATGTGGTTGCTGCCATTGTGCCGGATGTGGTGCGCAAGTTCCCGTGGCCCAAGTCCATGCGCTGGGGCTCCGGCAGCCTGCGCTGGGTCAGGCCGTTGCAGTCCATCCTGTGTGTGTTTGACGGTGAGGTCGTGCCGTTTGAAATTGACGGCATCCGGTCGGGCAACACCACACGCGGCCATCGTTTCCTCAACCCGGATCAGATCACGGTCACCGCGTTTGACGATTACGAGCAGTCCCTTCGCTCTGCCCATGTCATGCTGGATGCCGCTGAGCGCATGGAGACCATTCGCACCGAGGCCGGCAACCTGGCGTTCGCTAAGGGCCTGGAACTGATCGAGGACAAGGGCCTGCTGGCCGAAGTGTCCGGTCTTGTGGAATGGCCGGTTGTGCTGATGGGCGAGTTTCACAAGAGCTTCCTGGATGTCCCGGCCGAGGTGATCGTCACGTCCATCAAGAGCCACCAGAAGTGCTTTGCACTCACCGACAAGTCGGGCAACCTGTCTAACAATTACCTGCTGGTATCGAACCTGATCGCCAGGGACGGCGGCCGGAAAATCACCGAAGGCAACAACAAGGTGATCGCGGCACGATTGTCTGATGCCCGCTTCTTCTGGGAGCAGGACAAGAAGATTGCACTTGAAGACCGCCTGCCGCAGCTTGAGAAGATTACCTTCCATGCAAAGCTTGGCACGCAGGCTGAACGGGTTTCGCGTATTGAAGCGCTGGCCGGCAATATTGCCAAAACCATCGGGGCCGATGAGGCCCAGGCCCGACTGGCGGCGAGGCTGGCCAAGACCGACCTGGTGACCGAGATGGTCGGCGAGTTTCCGGAGCTGCAGGGCCTGATGGGAAGCTATTATGCCCGGGCTGAAGGGCTGGATGAAGATGTCCAGACCGCCATCCGAGACCATTACAAGCCGCAAGGTCCATCGGACGACGTGCCGTCCGGCAAAGTGGCCCAGGCCGTGGCGCTGGCCGACAAGATCGACACGCTGGTCGGGTTCTGGGCGATTGATGAAAAGCCGACCGGATCGAAGGACCCCTATGCCCTGAGACGCGCCGCACTGGGGGTTATCCGCACTGTGCTTGAGGGCGAACTGCGTTTGAAGCTGCTGTCCCTGACAAATGCGGGCCTGCAGCCGATTCTTGACGCATTGCATAGCGATGCGGAAGACCATGAGGGCGACGTGACTGTCTCCAGCAGGGCCGAAGGCGACACGGCAGCCGACCTGCTGTCATTCTTCGCCGATCGCCTGAAAGTCTACCTGCGGGAAGGCGGTACCCGGCATGATCTCATCGATGCGGTGTTTGCGCTCGGCAATCAGGACGACCTGCTGATGATCGTCAGGCGCGTCGAGGCCCTGTCGGGTTTCCTAGAGACCGACGACGGCCAGAATCTGCTGGCCGGTGTCAAGCGGGCGTCCAATATCCTGAAGATCGAGGAAAAGAAGGACGGCCGCAGTTTCACCGGCGCGCCGGAAACCAAACTGTTGCTGCAGGGCGACGAAAAGGACCTGAACCGGGCCGTGTCCCAGTCGGAAGCCAATGCCAAGCGGGCCGTGGAGGCGGAAGACTTCGTTTCCGCCATGGGCCATATCGCCAAGCTCCGCGGTCCGGTGGACCAGTTCTTCGACAAGGTAACGGTCAACGCCGACGATCCGACGTTCCGGGAAAACCGTCTGAAACTGCTCAACCGCATCCGCGAGGCAACGCTGGCCGTGGCCGACTTCTCGAAAATCGAGGGGTAG
- a CDS encoding putative signal transducing protein has protein sequence MRELLRSNDVVLVSYVVDLLGQEGLNAAVFDGHMSVLEGSIGAFPRRVMVDEDDEMRARRLLNEAGLREHLADG, from the coding sequence ATGCGTGAATTACTACGGTCCAACGATGTTGTGCTGGTTTCCTATGTTGTTGATTTGCTTGGCCAGGAAGGCCTGAATGCGGCGGTGTTTGACGGTCATATGAGTGTTCTGGAAGGATCTATAGGTGCGTTTCCGCGCCGGGTGATGGTCGATGAAGATGATGAGATGCGTGCCCGCAGGCTGCTGAATGAGGCAGGATTGCGGGAGCATCTGGCGGATGGTTGA
- a CDS encoding branched-chain amino acid aminotransferase, which translates to MATWTWMNGDWHDTPPMVASPMTHAMWLGSCVFDGARAFEGTAPDLGQHCDRVVASAKTFGLKPMHDARAIEALAREGIAKFADDAELYIRPMYWADEGFVDVDPDTTRFALAVYDAPMPATGGFSVTCSPFRRPSLEYAPTDAKAACHYPNSARAMREARARGFDNAAMLDPLSNVSELATANIWYAKDGEVFTPVPNGTFLNGITRQRIISLLREDGIKVHEGSLKWPDFQAADEVFSTGNWAKVSPVIRIEDRDLQPGPMYARARELYWAYAHATGKTG; encoded by the coding sequence ATGGCTACATGGACGTGGATGAACGGTGACTGGCATGACACTCCGCCTATGGTGGCCAGCCCCATGACCCATGCAATGTGGTTGGGTTCTTGCGTGTTTGACGGCGCCCGCGCGTTTGAAGGCACGGCACCTGACCTGGGCCAGCATTGCGACCGGGTGGTTGCATCTGCCAAAACCTTTGGCCTGAAGCCGATGCATGACGCGCGTGCCATCGAGGCACTGGCGCGGGAAGGCATCGCGAAGTTTGCCGATGATGCCGAACTCTATATTCGCCCGATGTACTGGGCTGACGAAGGTTTCGTGGATGTGGACCCCGACACGACGCGGTTTGCCCTGGCGGTTTATGACGCGCCAATGCCCGCGACCGGCGGGTTTTCCGTTACCTGTTCGCCGTTTCGCCGGCCATCGCTTGAATATGCACCGACGGATGCCAAGGCAGCGTGCCACTACCCCAATTCAGCCCGTGCCATGCGCGAAGCCCGGGCGCGCGGGTTCGACAATGCGGCGATGCTCGATCCGTTGTCGAATGTGTCTGAGCTGGCAACGGCAAACATCTGGTACGCCAAGGACGGTGAGGTTTTCACACCGGTTCCCAACGGCACGTTCCTGAACGGCATTACCCGGCAGCGCATCATCAGCCTGTTGCGCGAAGATGGCATCAAGGTGCATGAGGGATCGCTGAAATGGCCTGATTTCCAGGCGGCCGATGAGGTTTTCTCAACCGGCAACTGGGCCAAGGTTTCTCCCGTCATCCGGATTGAGGACCGTGACCTGCAACCCGGTCCGATGTATGCCAGGGCGCGCGAACTGTACTGGGCCTATGCTCACGCCACGGGAAAAACAGGCTAG
- a CDS encoding polyprenyl synthetase family protein: MGVVVPLSAAEAKDASLSPLLDLVANDMEKVNAQILSHAQSHVELIPELAQHLIDSGGKRLRPMLTIAAARMCGYDGNHHVDLATAVEFMHTATLLHDDVVDESDLRRGRRTARLIWGNQASVLVGDYLLGQAFRIMVTTGSLAALKVLADAAAVIAEGEVMQLAAAHNTSTTEDAYLKVINAKTAALFSAAAEVGAIIAGRNEAEREALESYGRNLGVAFQLVDDALDYSGKQAQLGKSVGDDFREGKITLPVVLSYRRGDTEQRKFWKRVMEEGDQRDGDLERAIALMAQHGALEATAERARHYGAIARDAMEIFPQSRYKSALVDAIRFSVARAH, translated from the coding sequence GTGGGCGTGGTGGTTCCGTTAAGTGCAGCAGAAGCTAAGGATGCAAGTCTGTCTCCTCTGCTTGATCTCGTGGCAAATGACATGGAGAAGGTGAACGCACAGATTCTGTCGCATGCGCAGTCCCATGTGGAGTTAATTCCGGAACTTGCCCAGCACCTGATTGATTCCGGTGGCAAGCGGCTGCGCCCGATGCTGACGATCGCGGCAGCACGCATGTGCGGCTATGACGGAAATCATCATGTTGACCTGGCCACCGCGGTCGAGTTCATGCACACCGCCACCCTGCTGCACGACGACGTGGTTGACGAAAGCGATCTCAGGCGCGGACGGCGCACCGCGCGATTGATCTGGGGCAACCAGGCAAGCGTGCTGGTAGGCGACTACCTGCTGGGCCAGGCGTTCCGCATCATGGTCACGACAGGGTCGCTGGCAGCGCTGAAGGTATTGGCTGACGCGGCCGCCGTCATTGCCGAAGGCGAAGTGATGCAGCTGGCCGCGGCGCACAATACATCGACGACGGAAGATGCCTACCTCAAGGTGATCAACGCGAAGACCGCCGCACTGTTTTCGGCGGCGGCCGAGGTCGGCGCCATCATTGCCGGACGCAATGAGGCAGAACGCGAAGCCCTTGAATCCTATGGCCGCAATCTTGGCGTGGCATTCCAGCTGGTTGACGACGCACTGGATTACTCGGGCAAGCAGGCACAGCTTGGGAAAAGTGTCGGTGACGATTTCCGCGAAGGTAAAATCACCCTGCCGGTGGTTTTGTCATACCGGCGCGGTGATACCGAACAGCGCAAATTCTGGAAGCGCGTAATGGAAGAAGGCGACCAGCGCGATGGCGACCTGGAACGCGCCATTGCCCTGATGGCGCAGCATGGCGCGCTGGAAGCGACCGCTGAACGTGCCCGCCATTACGGCGCCATTGCGCGGGATGCGATGGAGATATTCCCGCAGAGCCGCTACAAGTCCGCCCTGGTGGATGCAATCAGGTTCTCCGTCGCCCGCGCGCACTAG
- a CDS encoding glycine--tRNA ligase subunit alpha — MTAPSGLNPKKSFQDLILTLHNYWAARGCVILQPYDMEVGAGTFHPATTLRSVGPNPWKAAYVQPSRRPKDGRFGENPNRLQHYYQYQVILKPSPPDLQELYLGSLYAIGIDRENHDIRFVEDDWESPTLGAWGLGWEVWCDGMEVSQFTYFQQVGGIDCAPVSGELTYGLERLAMYVQGVDNVYDLNFNGGDGEERVSYGDVFLQAEQEYSRHNFDHANTETLLQQFRFAEAECKALLAAGDKGEKHLMALPAYDQCIKASHVFNLLDARGVISVTERQAYILRVRDLAKGCCEAWAKTAGGSAQDNG; from the coding sequence ATGACTGCGCCATCCGGCCTAAATCCGAAAAAATCCTTTCAGGATCTGATCCTCACGCTGCACAATTACTGGGCAGCCAGGGGATGTGTCATTCTGCAGCCCTATGACATGGAAGTGGGTGCCGGCACGTTTCACCCGGCAACCACGCTGCGCTCCGTCGGCCCAAACCCGTGGAAGGCTGCTTATGTTCAGCCGTCGCGCCGGCCCAAGGATGGCCGCTTCGGCGAAAATCCCAACCGGTTGCAGCATTACTACCAGTATCAGGTGATCCTGAAACCATCCCCGCCGGATTTGCAGGAGTTGTATCTCGGATCCCTGTATGCCATCGGCATTGATCGTGAAAACCATGACATTCGTTTCGTCGAGGATGATTGGGAAAGCCCGACGCTGGGCGCCTGGGGCCTGGGTTGGGAAGTGTGGTGCGATGGCATGGAAGTCTCGCAGTTCACCTACTTTCAGCAGGTCGGCGGTATCGATTGCGCGCCCGTTTCAGGCGAACTGACCTATGGCCTTGAGCGCCTAGCCATGTATGTGCAGGGCGTCGACAATGTCTATGACCTGAATTTCAATGGTGGTGACGGTGAGGAGCGCGTGTCCTACGGTGATGTGTTTCTGCAGGCGGAGCAGGAATACTCCCGGCACAATTTCGATCACGCCAACACCGAAACCCTGCTGCAGCAGTTCCGGTTTGCCGAAGCTGAATGCAAGGCACTGCTGGCGGCAGGCGACAAGGGCGAAAAGCATCTCATGGCGCTGCCTGCCTACGACCAGTGCATCAAGGCATCTCATGTATTCAACCTGCTCGATGCGCGCGGCGTGATTTCGGTAACAGAGCGCCAGGCCTATATTCTGCGGGTCCGCGACTTGGCCAAGGGCTGTTGCGAGGCCTGGGCCAAAACCGCTGGCGGGAGCGCGCAAGACAATGGCTGA
- the ppdK gene encoding pyruvate, phosphate dikinase → MSTSSGKMVYQFGDGQADGTAKDKELLGGKGANLAEMCQLGVPVPPGFTITTQVCTGYYNNDNAYPDGLEADVAAAVKWVGAKVGAGFGDKANPLLVSVRSGARVSMPGMMDTVLNLGLNDETVRGLAERAGDKRFAYDSYRRFIQMYSDVVLGLDHDAFEDMLGEFKDENGHELDTDVTADEWATLIERFKALVEEESGEPFPQDVNDQLWGAVGAVIKSWQSARAITYRKLNEIPDGWGTAVNVQAMVFGNMGDTSATGVAFTRNPSTGTRELYGEFLVNAQGEDVVAGIRTPQNITEAARIEAGMSDPSLEQLMPETFKELTGIFDRLEAHYRDMQDLEFTIQDGKLWMLQTRSGKRTAQAALKIAVDMAEDGLITKSEAVARIDPGSLDQLLHPTLDPKAERDIIASGLPASPGAACGEVVFDSDEAEQAKAQGRRVILVRVETSPEDIHGMHAAEGILTTRGGMTSHAAVVARGMGKPCVSGAGAIHVNYDEQKFTVMGQSVQAGDIVTIDGASGQVMRGEIPTIKPELSGDFGHIMKWADEVRRLGIRANADTPTDARMAREFGAEGIGLCRTEHMFFENERIAAVREMIVADTDTQRRTALAKLLPMQRADFVELFEIMAGLPVTIRLLDPPLHEFLPHGEEEILEVASNMDIDPEVLRARVAELDEFNPMLGHRGCRLAVTYPEIAEMQARAIFEAVVEATGKAGTAPIPEVMIPLIAGRAEYDLVAASISAVHAEVEAQSGQKIEFLCGTMIELPRACLKADDIAGAAEFFSFGTNDLTQTAFGISRDDSARFMNDYVNKGIWERDPFVSIDVDGVGELVKIGVERGRSVRPDIKLGICGEHGGDPASVHFCHATDLDYVSCSPFRVPIARLAAAQAAIKDA, encoded by the coding sequence ATGAGCACTTCTTCCGGCAAGATGGTCTATCAATTCGGTGACGGCCAGGCGGACGGCACGGCGAAGGACAAGGAACTGCTGGGCGGCAAGGGCGCCAACCTTGCTGAAATGTGCCAGCTTGGCGTGCCGGTTCCGCCCGGGTTTACCATCACCACGCAAGTCTGTACCGGATATTACAACAACGACAACGCTTATCCCGACGGACTGGAGGCTGATGTCGCAGCCGCCGTCAAATGGGTCGGTGCAAAAGTCGGTGCCGGTTTTGGCGACAAGGCCAATCCGCTGCTCGTGTCGGTTCGTTCCGGCGCCCGTGTTTCCATGCCCGGCATGATGGATACGGTGCTGAACCTGGGGCTCAACGACGAGACGGTGCGCGGACTTGCCGAACGCGCCGGTGACAAGCGCTTTGCCTATGACAGCTATCGCCGCTTCATCCAGATGTACTCCGATGTGGTGCTCGGCCTCGATCACGACGCCTTCGAGGACATGCTGGGCGAGTTCAAGGATGAAAACGGCCATGAACTCGACACCGACGTGACCGCTGATGAATGGGCGACACTGATCGAACGGTTCAAGGCGCTGGTCGAGGAAGAGTCGGGCGAACCGTTTCCGCAGGACGTCAATGACCAGTTGTGGGGTGCCGTTGGTGCCGTCATAAAGTCGTGGCAGTCGGCACGTGCCATCACCTATCGCAAGCTCAATGAAATTCCCGACGGCTGGGGAACAGCCGTCAACGTGCAGGCCATGGTGTTCGGCAATATGGGCGATACATCGGCCACCGGCGTGGCGTTCACACGCAATCCGTCCACCGGTACCAGGGAACTCTATGGCGAATTTCTGGTCAACGCCCAGGGCGAAGACGTGGTGGCCGGTATCCGTACACCGCAAAATATCACCGAGGCAGCCCGCATTGAAGCCGGCATGAGTGATCCGTCACTGGAACAGCTGATGCCTGAAACCTTTAAGGAACTGACCGGTATTTTTGACCGGCTGGAAGCGCATTATCGCGACATGCAGGATCTGGAGTTCACCATCCAGGACGGCAAGCTGTGGATGCTGCAGACCCGGTCGGGCAAGCGTACCGCGCAGGCTGCCTTGAAAATCGCCGTCGATATGGCTGAGGATGGCCTGATCACGAAATCGGAAGCTGTGGCCCGCATCGATCCCGGGTCGCTGGACCAGTTGTTGCACCCGACCCTCGATCCGAAAGCGGAGCGCGATATCATCGCGTCCGGCCTGCCCGCGTCGCCTGGTGCTGCCTGCGGCGAAGTGGTGTTCGACAGTGACGAGGCCGAACAGGCCAAGGCGCAGGGCCGCAGGGTTATCCTGGTGCGCGTTGAAACCAGCCCGGAAGACATTCACGGCATGCATGCCGCAGAAGGTATCCTGACCACACGCGGCGGCATGACCTCGCATGCAGCCGTGGTGGCGCGCGGCATGGGCAAGCCATGTGTGTCGGGTGCCGGCGCTATTCATGTCAACTATGACGAACAGAAGTTCACCGTCATGGGACAATCCGTCCAGGCCGGTGACATTGTCACCATTGATGGCGCGTCCGGCCAGGTGATGCGGGGTGAAATTCCCACCATAAAGCCGGAATTGTCCGGTGATTTCGGCCATATCATGAAGTGGGCGGACGAGGTTCGCCGGCTGGGTATTCGCGCCAATGCCGATACCCCGACCGATGCACGCATGGCCCGCGAGTTTGGAGCGGAAGGCATCGGCCTGTGCCGTACCGAGCACATGTTCTTCGAGAACGAACGTATTGCGGCTGTACGTGAAATGATCGTTGCCGACACGGATACACAACGCCGCACAGCGCTTGCCAAGCTGTTGCCCATGCAGCGTGCCGATTTTGTGGAACTGTTTGAGATCATGGCCGGCCTGCCGGTGACCATTCGCCTGCTGGATCCGCCGCTGCATGAATTTCTGCCGCATGGCGAGGAGGAAATACTCGAGGTTGCCAGCAATATGGACATTGATCCGGAAGTCTTGCGCGCCCGGGTTGCGGAACTGGACGAATTCAACCCGATGCTGGGCCATCGCGGTTGCCGGCTGGCGGTGACCTATCCCGAAATTGCCGAAATGCAGGCGCGGGCGATCTTTGAGGCCGTGGTGGAGGCAACCGGCAAGGCCGGTACGGCGCCGATCCCGGAGGTTATGATCCCGTTGATTGCCGGCCGCGCCGAATATGACCTAGTGGCGGCGAGCATTTCTGCGGTGCATGCCGAAGTGGAGGCCCAGTCCGGCCAGAAAATCGAGTTTTTGTGCGGCACCATGATTGAATTGCCGCGGGCGTGCCTGAAGGCTGATGATATTGCCGGCGCGGCTGAATTTTTCTCGTTCGGCACAAATGACCTTACCCAAACGGCGTTCGGCATCAGCCGCGATGATTCGGCCCGGTTCATGAACGACTATGTGAACAAGGGCATCTGGGAGCGTGACCCGTTTGTGTCCATTGATGTGGACGGGGTCGGCGAACTGGTGAAAATAGGGGTTGAGCGCGGACGTTCCGTGCGTCCCGACATCAAGCTTGGCATCTGCGGCGAGCACGGTGGTGACCCTGCGAGCGTGCATTTCTGCCATGCAACGGACCTGGATTACGTGTCCTGTTCGCCGTTCCGGGTGCCGATCGCCCGCCTGGCTGCGGCACAGGCCGCGATAAAGGATGCCTGA